The window CAGTCGGTCAGCACGTCTTGTGCGCTGTTGCCGCCGGTGGCATCCGGGCGCGCCTGCTGGCTGAAATCTTCCGAGGTGGAAAGCTGGGCTTGCAGCGCGCTGAACGCATCGCTGCCGGTTTTTACCTGTTGCTTGAGGTCGGCAACCTGCTCGCTCAGTGCAGCGAATTTCTCGGTAAAGCGGGTGTCCGCTTCCTGCAACTGCTCGGCCACGGTCATCACGGCGCCTTCCATCTCGCCAAAGCGCGCATCGTCGGTGGCTTGTTTACGGCTAAACATCGCTTTGATGCGGGCAGAGAATGAGGTTTCCGGGTCAGCGTTCGGCCCGAAGTCGAAACAGACTTCGAGCGGCGCGGAAAACTCAACGTTTTCGTGGCGGCGGCTGAACTCCAGCATGTCAGTGCCAAGGCTCGCCGGATCATCGGTGACGGCCAGTCCGACCAGATAAGACTTGCCGGTTTTGGCGAAATCGCGGCGGATCTCCATCGAGGTGAAAACCTTTTGGCCCGCGCCAACCATCGACACCAGATCGTCGGTCGGGGCCAGACTGGCATACAGCGCCCACTTGCCGTGTAACAGCGGTTCGTCCGGCTCGTCGATTTTCTCGGCCTTCAGCTCAACCACGCCGCCGTAACGACGAAAATAGCCGTCCGGCAAAATCCCCTTGATGTGCTCCATATTGATGCGGGCGCCGTACACCTTCGGGCTGTAGGTCGCGGCCATCTGCTGAATATCCGCAGCGCCGATCTCGCGGCCGTCAACGGTGTCGCCTTCAACGCCGATGCGGAAAAACTTAGTAACTTTCTTTGCCATGTAAACGGCTCCGGTTGTGGTGATTGGGTTCGGGGCTAGTTTCGGGGGAATGGCGGCGCGTCTCAACGCGTTGCGGTTGGAAGATCTGAGGCACAACAAGGGCTTAATGCGAGCCGCCCGGCGCTTTCGTAGCCTTGGCGGCATGCATACGACACAAGCAACAACCATCATCAGCGATCCGCGACGCCAAGCTGCCTTGCTCTACTGGCAGGGCTTTTCTGTGCGCCAAATTGCGGAAACGCTGAACCTCAAGGGGCCGACCGTGCAGAGCTGGAAGCTGCGCGATAAATGGGACGACATCGCGCCCATTTCCCGCGTGGAGCAAAGCATGGAAGCACGGTTGATTCAGCTCATCATGAAAGACGTCAAGGAGGGGAAAGACTTCAAAGAAATCGACCTGTTAGGCCGCCAGATTGAACGGCTGGCGCGGGTCAATCGCTATTCGGCGACTGGCAACGAGGCGGACTTAAACCCGAACGTCGCCAACCGCAACAAAGGCGAGCGCAAGCCCGCCGAGCGCAACGTGTTCAGCGAGGCCGCCGTGGAGAAACTGCAATGTATCTTCACGGAAACCACCTTCGAGTATCAAATGGGGTGGTATCGCGCCGGGCTGCAACACCGTATCCGCAACATCCTGAAATCGCGCCAGATCGGCGCCACGTTCTTCTTTGCCCGCGAGGCGTTGCTCGATGCGCTGACCACCGGCCGCAATCAGATTTTCTTGTCGGCCAGTAAGGCGCAGGCGCATGTATTCCGCAATTACATCATTGATTTTGCGCGGCTGGTCGAGGTTGACCTGAAAGGCGATCCGATGGTGCTGCCGAACGGCGCCCGCCTGATGTTCCTCGGCACCAACGTGCGCACCGCGCAGAGCTACACCGGCAATCTGTATCTTGATGAGTATTTCTGGATCCCGAAATTCCAGGAGCTGCGCAAAGTCGCCAGCGGGATGTCGCTGCACAAGCGGTGGCGCACCACCTACTTTTCCACGCCGTCGAGTCTGGCGCACTCCGCTTATCCGTTCTGGTCGGGAGAACTGTTCAACAAAGGCCGCCGCAGTAAAGCCGATCACGTTCAACTCGACCTCAGCCACAGCCACCTGTCAAAAGGCGTGCTGTGCGGTGATGGGCAATGGCGCCAGATTGTCACGGTTGAGGATGCGCTGACCGGCGGCTGTAACCTGTTCGACCTCGATCAGCTTTCGCTCGAATACAGCCCGGCAGAGTATCAGAACCTGCTGATGTGTGAATTTGTGGACGATACCGCGTCGGTATTCCCGTTCGCCGAGCTGCAAGGCTGCATGGTCGATACGCTGGAAGAATGGGAGGACTTCAACCCTTACGCCGTGCGGCCGTTCGGTTATCGCCCGGTGTGGATCGGCTACGACCCATCGGAAGCCAACGGCGGCGACAGCGCCGGGTGTGCGGTGATCGCGCCGCCAATGGTGGCCGGGGGCAAGTTCCGCGTGCTCGAGCGCCACCAGTGGCAGGGCATGAACTTTGCCGATCAGGCCCAGAAGATTAAAGACCTTACCGAAAAATACTGCGTGGAGTACATCGGCATCGATGCGACCACCGTCGGCCAAGGTGTTTTCCAGTTGGTGCGCGAGTTCTTCCCGGCCGCGCGGGAGATCAAATACACCCCGGAAATCAAAACCGCCATGGTGCTGAAGGCAAAAGACACCATCGGGCGCGGCTGTCTGGAATACGACACCAGCCACACCGACATCACCGCCGCCTTTATGGCGATCCGCAAAACCATGACCGCCAGCGGCGCGCGTTCCACCTACACCGCCAGCCGCAGCGAAGAAGCCAGCCACGCCGATGTCGCGTGGGCAATCATGCACGCCCTCTTGAACGAACCGCTGACCGCAGGCAGCGGCCACAGCAGCCCGAACATTTTGGAGTTTTACTGATGAAATACGCATTTACTGCTCAGCAACTTGCTGACCTGAAATCACTACTGAACACCATGGCGACGCCTTACCAGCGCCGCTGGTACGCGGAAGGGCTGGCACATCGCAGCCGCAGCTATACCAAACACCGCCAAGCCGGGGCCGATATGTTCTTTGCACTGGAAGGGCTGATCGACGCTCTGGAAACCGGGCGTAATCAGCACTATTTCGCCCCATTGCTAAAATACTCGCTGGCGTGGTCGCGTAAATACATTTGCCACTTTGCGGCGAAAGTCGGCATTCACATCGCACAAGATGACAGCAAGATTACGCTGACCAATGGCGCCGAAATCGCTTTTCATGGCGGCCTCGGCCTCTCACTGGCCGCATTGCACGGCAACGTCTACTTGAGCGAATACGCATGGGCGAATCACCCTTACGCCATTTTCCAGAGCGCGCTCGCCGTTTCCTGCCATTCACGCTATCGCCTGACGCTGTTCACATCCGTATCACCCAATCCCGAGGCGTTCGCCGTGTGGAAACGCTCGCAGGCCAAGGGATTTTCACAGGTACACACGATCGAGAACACCGCCGCACAGGGCGGACTTTGGGACATGCAGGATGTTGAAAACCTCAAGCGGGAATGCACTGCGGAGGAATTCCGCCAGTTGTATCTTTGTGAGTGGCCACAGGAGGTAGCACTGTGAGCAAGCGCAAAGGCCGTAAGGCACTCACCACCCCGGCGCCAGCCCAGCCAGCAGAGCAGAAGCAGGATTTTGAGGCGTTTACCTTTGGCGAGCCGTCCGCGGTGCTGGATAAGCGGGAAATTCTGGATTACATCGAATGCACGACCAATGGCAAGTGGTACGAGCCGCCGATCTCATTCGACGGGCTGGCGCGCAGCGTGCGCGCCGCCGTGCATCACAGCTCGCCGATGTACGTTAAACGCAACATTTTAGCGTCAACGTTTATCCCGCACCGGCTGTTAAGTCAGCAGGAGTTTAGCCGTTACGCGTTGGATTATCTGGTGTTCGGCAACGCCTATTTAGAAGAGCGCCAAAACCGGCTCGGCGCGCCGCTGCAGCTGAAATCCTCCCCGGCCAAGTACACACGGCGCGGCGTGGATCGCGGCGCTTACTGGTTCGTGCAGGACTGGAAAGAGGCGCACCGCTTCAAGACCGACAGCGTTTTTCACCTGATTGAGCCGGACATCAATCAGGAACTTTACGGCCTGCCGGAGTACCTCAGCGCGCTTAACTCCGCCTGGCTGAATGAGGCGGCGACGCTGTTCCGCCGTAAGTATTACCAGAACGGGGCGCACGCCGGTTACATCCTGTATATGACCGACGCCGCGCAAAGTACAAGCGACGTTGACAGAATGCGCCAAGCCATGCGCGACACGAAAGGCTTAGGGAACTTCCGCAATTTGTTCATGTACGCCCCGAACGGCAAGCCGGACGGCATTAAAATTTTGCCGCTGTCCGAGGTCGCCACCAAGGACGACTTTTTTAACATCAAGAACGCCAGCCGCGACGATCTGCTAAGTGCGCACCGTGTACCACCGCAGATGATGGGGATTATCCCGAACAATACCGGCGGCTTCGGGGACGTGAAAAAGGCCGCTCAGGTGTTTGTGCGCAACGAGCTAACGCCGCTGCAAGAGCGCATGAAGGAGGTGAACGACTGGATCGGTGAAGAGGTGATTAGATTCGCGCCGTATGAGTTGCCGACCGAATAAGCAGAAAGCCGCCAGTGATTGGCGGCTTTTTTGTTGGCGCTGGATCAGGAATGCTTTTCGATAACCAGATCAACACCTTCATTCAGCAGTTCATTAATCGACTGCCCGGTGGCCTGTGCGGCAATGGCTAACGCCTGATGGCGTTCCGGCGACAGGCGGGTGGTTACTTTGCCGCTGTACGACTTGTAAGGCTCGATGCCGTCTTTATGGCACTCATCGAGAAAGACCGCGAGTGAGATCGCGCCTTCTTTCTTCAGCTCGTCCACGCTGTAGGCGTAGAAGTCGGCGCCGCCATTCAGCCCGACAAACTCGCCCCGGAACATTTCAATTTCAGGGTCGAAGTTGATGACGGCCGTATGGCCGTCAATTTTCAGTGTGTTATTCATCATGGTTTTATTCCTAAGCTATCCAACCAGATCCGAATGGAGTTAACCGCCCCCTTGTCAGTGGTAGGTCTGGGGTGTGGCCGGTGAAAGACTCTTTTTTCACCTTTCAACAGCACCGCGATCCTAGAACCTTCCCTTTCGTGAATCTCCGCCCCTAATGCGGTAAAAAGCGCCTCAATATCAGACCACTTTATAGAACCGTTGACAGGCCGGGCAAACACATCTGACAGCGTTTTTTGGTGTCGTTTGTTCATGGGGTTTATAGTATCACTTTATGACACCATTGCAAGAATATTATGGTGTCGTTTTTTGGTGTCACTGATTGGCGATATTATGCAGTGCGCTGTAAGCGCCTGAGAGCGCCATCATGGCGCCACGACATCAAACCCCATTCTCATGCAAGTATTGCGATAAATCGCCGTGACGGGACGCTGGCGGCTCTTTTGGGAGGGGTTCAACACGGCTTGCGCGCAATGCTATCCCCGCCTCGCCTGCGCGCTTTATGTGTCGCTTTTAATGCAGTTGCATGATCCGGCGCGATCCGCGCCAGTGCTGGCGCTGCGGGGGTAAAAATAACACCGGATCATCATGCGATTTCATGCACTCTATGCATGCATGGGCTATCAGCAGAGAAAAAGGTAAGTATTGTGCTGATAACGCCCCTCGTCAATCAGCCTGAAAACGTGGCCGGACTGGTGCTTGATGTAGTAATTCGCCTCTTCAGGCGTTAGGTGTGTGCCGAGCCGGTTTGCGGCGTGAATGAAATCAACGGTCTTTATGCGGCGGCCCTTGCCGTTCTCGTTGAAGTTAAGCGCCTCCATAAACGCCCCGGCTAAGTTTAAATCTCGTCTCATACGTCACCTATGGATTAAGAGATCGCGGCAAGCTGCCTGATCACTTCTGCTTTTTCAGGGGTAATGCTGGTTTTCATCTCCCCCGCCAGTTCTGAAATCCATATCAGTGCAATGTCTTTGTCTTTCGCTTGGCTCTCATAACAAACCCCCAGACGGGCGATGAGTTCAATTCTTTCTAAAACAACCACTTCATCCACTGCTTGCACCCTTTCCCTCCGATGCTTAATTACTGTATGCATATACAGTATATGCCTATCGGATTTAATTGCGCAAGAAATTATTGGAAGCCCGCCGAATCGCTAACCACTGGATAGTGCATTGAAATATCACCAAATTTGACTTTAGCGCCGCGCGCCAGTGCCTCAAGTTCCCAGCGCGTCGGCTCGATGCCATGTAGTGCCAACTCTGAGTAAATTCTGGTTACACGATCGTGCTCGTCGGTGGTCAATCTGGCCGAGGCAGCAGGCTCTATTCGCTTATGTGGGTCAATTCCTCTTTGCTGCCTGTTTATCTGCGGAGCATTTGCCCGTAAACGCGTCATAACAGACCGTGCAACGGTCATGTCATCCCAGTCAATTGGGGTGTCTGGATGGTGTTCCATCACTGCCACGGACTCTACAGGCTCCCCATCCTGCGTATTTTCGGCGCCGCCGCTGCCGACCAACCCACAGTTATTGACAGGACTCCGAGGCGCGCCGGAGGCGCTTTTCAAAGTCAAAGGCTCAACGGCAACAGCTTTCGCGACGATGCGCCATTGCGTGGTGCGGGTTTCATAAACGCGATCGGCGCCGATATGCGGGGCAAAAATCCCCGCGATTTTCTGCACCTCTTCGTCATAAGCGTTGCGCTCGTCGGCAACCCGGCGGGCCACACGCACAGTCTGATCGTCGCGGGCAACGTTGGGGCCACCCTGCGCCAAAATATAATCGGCAAAAAGACCGGCGTCGGCGGCAGCACGCACCGCTTCCACCCTTTCGTCAAACTCCTCGGCCAGACTGACAAAGCGGATCTTGCGACACTCACGCCATGCCCCGCGCGACGGCAGGCCGATAAAGTGAAATTGAGGGATACGCCACGTTGACGCCCACGCGGTGACGGCGGCGGCCGTATCAGTCAACAGCTCGCCGGTTTCATGATCGCGTTCGCCTTCCAGCGCGTAGCCGTCGATGTTTTTTGCAATGTATTTAGCGATATAGCCCGCCGCACCGCCTCTGTTCAGGTGCTTACAGTCAAAACGATTTTTAGCAGCGCCGCGCTCGTCGCCATCTTCAGCCATGGCATAACGGCGCATGATCTCGATCACCTGCTGGCGCTGTTTTTTGGAGGTAAACAGCATCATATGCCAATGCGGCGTCGCATCATGGTGCGGTTCGACAACGCGCACGCCGTAGACCTGCAAGCCCGCATCTTTAAACGCCGTGCGGATCTTGCTAAACAGCTTCACAAGGTAGCGCTGGCCGTCTTTTGGCGTGTACGCCTCTTCATCCCATTTGTGATTAAAATGCACCTTCGGGCTGTTCTTGCCGACGGCGCGCGTCGGGTGATATTTGGATGGGGTGGTGAGGGTGATAAACATCCCTTTATCGCCACGGATAGCGGCGGCCTGCTCAACACCGGCAATCATCGTCATTAACTCCTTGCGACGGATTTCCGGGTTAGAGATGCTTGCCATCACCTTGTCGATAAGGCTGAAGCGTTCGCCGGTTTCGACGTTCTCAAGCTCGCGGCTGTTCAGATAATCAAAATTGGATTGGCGGCGCGCTTTCACATCCCGAATAGCCTGCCTGCTGGCATACGACGACGCCCCGCGGTTCACATTACCCAGGGCGATCAGCAACGCCTCGCGCCATTGCGTGCGCTGGGCCTTAAACAGGCGTTCCCACCACTCGGAATTAACCAACCGTGACAGGCTGGCAATCGCTGACCGGGCATCCAGTTTGCCCTTGCGGTATTTGCGCCAGTGCATCGGGGTGATGTTGAAGGCGCGCGCCATACCGGCAATGCGGCCATAAAATTCTGATTGGGTGGCATCTTCGAAAAGCCCGGCATTATCGCCGCCGTTCTCCGCCACAAACTCATCGCAGTAATCTTCGTAATTCTGCAGAAGTTGACCGGCCACGCGATCGGCAAGGCGGCGTAACTCTTTGTCATCCATGCCGGGCAGTGAAGCGTAATTATCAACTTCAGCAGAAAACCGCATTGACGCGGCGAGGTTCATCGCGTTCTTGGCGCTCACCGTTTGCAGGCGCGGCCAGATGCGGCGATCGAACTGGAATACCAGCCATTTGTTGGCGTCGTGCAGCCCTTTGCTCTTGAGCAAGTTAGTGTAACGCGTCAGGAACATGGCGCTGAGGAAGCGCGGCAGGCGGCGGATATTGGTTAAAACAGCTTGCCCCTGAGCGTGTTCGTCACGGGTAAGCGGTCTCACCGGCCCGGCAACTGCCGGGCGCGGTTCGTTCCATGGGTAAGCGTAGGCGGTAGCCGCTTGGCTCATTGCACTTTCGCGCCGTTGGCGTGGGCGCAGTTGCCGCAGTAACGCTCAAGGCAATTCACGCACAGAGAATCTTGCAGTATTTGGATGCTTAAAACTACATAGTCAGTTTTCCACTCGCTGACATCTGTAATATGAGTGATTTTTGCAATGATGAATTCACCGGTATATCCGTTAGCATCTTCGAGCCACTCACGAAGCTTTAACAAATCCCCCTCTTTGAAGTCTCTATCATTCAAACGAAACTCTGCTTTTTTAACTCCAGCACGAACAAAGTTAAAATAAGAGGGTTTAATTTTTAAATCATGTAGCATTACAAACAACTCCTTAATCGTAATTTTGGCTTTCTGGTCTGCGTGCAAATTCTGAATCACTCAAATCAGCCGCAATAAAATGACCTGCCAGCAACGCCAGCAGGCCGAACAAAATAGAGAACTCCGTCATGCCTTCCCCGCGTAAAGGTGACTTTGCGTCTCGCGGATCTGCTGACAGCTTACGCATGTATCAACGCCGGGAACGGCAGCGCGACGCGCGGCAGGAATCGGAGCGTCACATTCTTCGCAAACGAAAGCAGAAGGCAGCGCGGAGGATTTGCGAGCATTGGTAATCTGCGCCTCCAATACCAGCGCTTGCCGCTCCTGTTCGTAGTCCATCAAGTCGGCCATTAGTGCAGCTCCTGCGCTTGATGCTCGATGGCTTCAGCCTCTTGGCGGAGCAGCTCAACAGCTTCAATAGCCGTTAAACCGTTCTTAGAGATATGTGCAGCCAAACGCACCAGACGAGCAGCGGCGAGATCGGCTTGATTCTTACGCTCATCAAGGCGGGCGTGGTCAAGCAACACAGCCACCTGTGAAATATCGCTACCTTGCTTTGCCGGGTCTAAACCCATAAAAATCACATTCGACATATTTAATCCTTATTTCAGACAAAGCGATGCCCGGCGGGTTAACGCCAGAATTACGCAATGCGGTTAATTAACGTTTAATTCGCAATCATCATCACTGATAAATCGCGGTAAGGTTTTTGATAAATCAATCAGGTCATTCAGCGCCCACACGATTTGTTTACGCTCTGAATAACTCATTTCTGCAAACTTCATTTTTATATGCCGCTCTTTCAGCCCGGCATGAAAACAAACAGTTCTGCGGATATGTTCCGGCGACTTATCAAAAGCCTCTTGCGCCTGATTCCGCTTATGCGGGAACAGCTCACGCTTAATCTGTGAAATGCGCTTAATGCCGATCGCTTTTTGTGTTTCAGTAGCCAACAACATGACAGCCCCAATTAACGGCAAAACAAACGGCGCAGCGGTGAAGCAGGCTTAGCCGTTGACAGGCTACGCAGTAAGTCCGCCTGATCGTGACGTGGGCGCCAGCGCTTGCCGCCCGGCAGTTCAATAAAACCGTGTTCAAAATGCCGCGATGGGCTTTGTTGTTTCAGCAGTGGAGCGATAGAAATAACCACGGTGATCACCTCAGCTTAAACCAGCAACAGCGCTCAGCCCGCTGATCACGTCAACGGTGGAGGCCAGAGCCGGGGTGGATTGGATGCGGTTCTGAACGGTCAAGCCGATCAGCGACAAATGGCGGATCGCCGTGTTGACGCTTTCAAGCAGTGCGCTTTTACGTACCGGCGTTTTGTGGTCGCCCTGAACGGCGGCGGCGGCAACGTTGCCAACTGCGGCCGTAGCCTGCAGTGCATACGTTGGAATATTCCCGGCGCAAGCCTCATTGACAGGCACGGACGGCATGCAGTTGATTTGTGCCAGCAAGGCATCAATCAGGCTGGAATCCTCTGTAGCGTCAGTGATCGCCAGCAGTTCGGCACACGTGAGCTGGTGCGGCTGGCCCGGACTCAATTTGTTGCGCAGCGTCTGGGCGTTCATGCCGAGCTGTTTAGCAAGCGCCGTCACATTGTGGCGAGCGGGAAACTGTCGGCAGGCTTCATCGAAGTGCGGATGTTTAGAAATGGCATAATCAAACATACTTTGCCCCCATGAATTCACTTAAAGTGAATCACGCACCGATGACGAGTTGAAAACGTGAATGGCCTAGCGCTTTACGTAACTGATCTTCTTTCCAGCGGGCGTAGTAGATACGGATCGGGCCACCTGCTTTTGTGCAGCCTTTACGGATAGTGCGGGGTTCGATGGGTAACTGCGGGTTGTCTCCTGTTGTCCAACGATAAACAGTTCGAAGAGAGACACCTTCCAACTCGGCAAATTGCTCGGTAGTTACGATCGGTGCGGGTACTTTGAAGATTGCGATTTCAGAAGCCATATTGCATGATTCCCTATTTGCCAATACTTGCAATTAATGGTCATCCGTTTGCCAACATTTGCCATTAATTACCTTAGGTTTAGCCGCATACTAATGCGCAAAAGCCGCAACAGTCAATACGTGGATACGAATTTTATGGAAATCGATTCAGGAATCAGTAACGAGCATGTCTTAGACAGGATTTGTGATGTCTACGGTTACGCCCAAAAAATACAGCTCGCCCGGCACTTCAACATCGCCGCCAGTTCCCTGCAAAACCGCTACACTCGGGGCAGTATCTCTTATGACTTTATCGTCCATTGCGCCCTCGAAACTGGAGCCGACATTGGATGGTTACTTACCGGGAAAGGAGATAAATTCGCAAATGGCAAAACCGCGGCCGCTTTCAAAACTGAGGATTTATTCATCAAGACATTCACATTAAGTGAAGGAAAACTAGTTGATGAGTCAGAAATGAGAATTTCAAAATCACTCTTTAGTCGTGTTCCCCTTAATCCACAATGCCTCCGTTCAGACAACGTGATTCACTTCCTTGAGCTTGAAGCCTCGCTCTCTGATGGCTCATGGCTTGTAGATATTGAGGGGGCAAAAAGCATCCGTGAGTTAACAGTTCTACCGGGCAAAAAGTTACATGTGGCAGGCGGCAAAGTACCGTTTGAGTGCGGGATTGATGAGATAAAAGCGATTGGTAGGGTAGTAGGAATATACAGCGAGGTTAATTGATGGCTGTCCGTAAAAATCCCGCTGGCGGCTGGGTTTGTGAACTTTATCCAAACGGGGCAAAAGGGCAACGTATAAGAAAGAAATTCGCCACCAAAGGCGAGGCTCTGGCCTTTGAACAGTACACAACGCAAAATCCGTGGCAGGAAGAAAAAGAAGATAGACGTACATTAAAAGATCTAGTTGACGCATGGTATAGCGCTCACGGCATCACCCTAAAAGACGGCTTAAAGCGCCAGCTTGCTATGCATCATGCTTTTGAATGTATGGGCGAACCACTCGCATACGATTTTGATGCGCAAATGTTTTCTCGATACAGAGAGAGAAGATTGAAAGGTGACTATGCCCGCTCAAACAGGGTAAAAGAGGTATCCCCTCGCACCCTTAATCTTGAGCTGGCTTACTTTCGGGCTGTTTTCAATGAGCTGAATCGTCTCGGGGAATGGAAAGGGGAAAACCCGCTAAAAAATATGCGGCCTTTCCGCACGGAAGAGATGGAAATG of the Serratia marcescens subsp. marcescens ATCC 13880 genome contains:
- a CDS encoding GPO family capsid scaffolding protein, producing MAKKVTKFFRIGVEGDTVDGREIGAADIQQMAATYSPKVYGARINMEHIKGILPDGYFRRYGGVVELKAEKIDEPDEPLLHGKWALYASLAPTDDLVSMVGAGQKVFTSMEIRRDFAKTGKSYLVGLAVTDDPASLGTDMLEFSRRHENVEFSAPLEVCFDFGPNADPETSFSARIKAMFSRKQATDDARFGEMEGAVMTVAEQLQEADTRFTEKFAALSEQVADLKQQVKTGSDAFSALQAQLSTSEDFSQQARPDATGGNSAQDVLTDC
- a CDS encoding terminase ATPase subunit family protein yields the protein MHTTQATTIISDPRRQAALLYWQGFSVRQIAETLNLKGPTVQSWKLRDKWDDIAPISRVEQSMEARLIQLIMKDVKEGKDFKEIDLLGRQIERLARVNRYSATGNEADLNPNVANRNKGERKPAERNVFSEAAVEKLQCIFTETTFEYQMGWYRAGLQHRIRNILKSRQIGATFFFAREALLDALTTGRNQIFLSASKAQAHVFRNYIIDFARLVEVDLKGDPMVLPNGARLMFLGTNVRTAQSYTGNLYLDEYFWIPKFQELRKVASGMSLHKRWRTTYFSTPSSLAHSAYPFWSGELFNKGRRSKADHVQLDLSHSHLSKGVLCGDGQWRQIVTVEDALTGGCNLFDLDQLSLEYSPAEYQNLLMCEFVDDTASVFPFAELQGCMVDTLEEWEDFNPYAVRPFGYRPVWIGYDPSEANGGDSAGCAVIAPPMVAGGKFRVLERHQWQGMNFADQAQKIKDLTEKYCVEYIGIDATTVGQGVFQLVREFFPAAREIKYTPEIKTAMVLKAKDTIGRGCLEYDTSHTDITAAFMAIRKTMTASGARSTYTASRSEEASHADVAWAIMHALLNEPLTAGSGHSSPNILEFY
- a CDS encoding terminase large subunit domain-containing protein translates to MKYAFTAQQLADLKSLLNTMATPYQRRWYAEGLAHRSRSYTKHRQAGADMFFALEGLIDALETGRNQHYFAPLLKYSLAWSRKYICHFAAKVGIHIAQDDSKITLTNGAEIAFHGGLGLSLAALHGNVYLSEYAWANHPYAIFQSALAVSCHSRYRLTLFTSVSPNPEAFAVWKRSQAKGFSQVHTIENTAAQGGLWDMQDVENLKRECTAEEFRQLYLCEWPQEVAL
- a CDS encoding phage portal protein produces the protein MSKRKGRKALTTPAPAQPAEQKQDFEAFTFGEPSAVLDKREILDYIECTTNGKWYEPPISFDGLARSVRAAVHHSSPMYVKRNILASTFIPHRLLSQQEFSRYALDYLVFGNAYLEERQNRLGAPLQLKSSPAKYTRRGVDRGAYWFVQDWKEAHRFKTDSVFHLIEPDINQELYGLPEYLSALNSAWLNEAATLFRRKYYQNGAHAGYILYMTDAAQSTSDVDRMRQAMRDTKGLGNFRNLFMYAPNGKPDGIKILPLSEVATKDDFFNIKNASRDDLLSAHRVPPQMMGIIPNNTGGFGDVKKAAQVFVRNELTPLQERMKEVNDWIGEEVIRFAPYELPTE
- a CDS encoding type II toxin-antitoxin system HicB family antitoxin → MMNNTLKIDGHTAVINFDPEIEMFRGEFVGLNGGADFYAYSVDELKKEGAISLAVFLDECHKDGIEPYKSYSGKVTTRLSPERHQALAIAAQATGQSINELLNEGVDLVIEKHS
- a CDS encoding type II toxin-antitoxin system HicA family toxin — encoded protein: MNKRHQKTLSDVFARPVNGSIKWSDIEALFTALGAEIHEREGSRIAVLLKGEKRVFHRPHPRPTTDKGAVNSIRIWLDSLGIKP
- a CDS encoding replication endonuclease, with protein sequence MSQAATAYAYPWNEPRPAVAGPVRPLTRDEHAQGQAVLTNIRRLPRFLSAMFLTRYTNLLKSKGLHDANKWLVFQFDRRIWPRLQTVSAKNAMNLAASMRFSAEVDNYASLPGMDDKELRRLADRVAGQLLQNYEDYCDEFVAENGGDNAGLFEDATQSEFYGRIAGMARAFNITPMHWRKYRKGKLDARSAIASLSRLVNSEWWERLFKAQRTQWREALLIALGNVNRGASSYASRQAIRDVKARRQSNFDYLNSRELENVETGERFSLIDKVMASISNPEIRRKELMTMIAGVEQAAAIRGDKGMFITLTTPSKYHPTRAVGKNSPKVHFNHKWDEEAYTPKDGQRYLVKLFSKIRTAFKDAGLQVYGVRVVEPHHDATPHWHMMLFTSKKQRQQVIEIMRRYAMAEDGDERGAAKNRFDCKHLNRGGAAGYIAKYIAKNIDGYALEGERDHETGELLTDTAAAVTAWASTWRIPQFHFIGLPSRGAWRECRKIRFVSLAEEFDERVEAVRAAADAGLFADYILAQGGPNVARDDQTVRVARRVADERNAYDEEVQKIAGIFAPHIGADRVYETRTTQWRIVAKAVAVEPLTLKSASGAPRSPVNNCGLVGSGGAENTQDGEPVESVAVMEHHPDTPIDWDDMTVARSVMTRLRANAPQINRQQRGIDPHKRIEPAASARLTTDEHDRVTRIYSELALHGIEPTRWELEALARGAKVKFGDISMHYPVVSDSAGFQ
- a CDS encoding DUF3850 domain-containing protein; the protein is MLHDLKIKPSYFNFVRAGVKKAEFRLNDRDFKEGDLLKLREWLEDANGYTGEFIIAKITHITDVSEWKTDYVVLSIQILQDSLCVNCLERYCGNCAHANGAKVQ
- a CDS encoding TraR/DksA C4-type zinc finger protein; the protein is MADLMDYEQERQALVLEAQITNARKSSALPSAFVCEECDAPIPAARRAAVPGVDTCVSCQQIRETQSHLYAGKA
- a CDS encoding DUF2732 family protein, giving the protein MSNVIFMGLDPAKQGSDISQVAVLLDHARLDERKNQADLAAARLVRLAAHISKNGLTAIEAVELLRQEAEAIEHQAQELH
- a CDS encoding phage filamentation protein Fil family protein; this translates as MVISIAPLLKQQSPSRHFEHGFIELPGGKRWRPRHDQADLLRSLSTAKPASPLRRLFCR
- a CDS encoding phage regulatory CII family protein, whose amino-acid sequence is MFDYAISKHPHFDEACRQFPARHNVTALAKQLGMNAQTLRNKLSPGQPHQLTCAELLAITDATEDSSLIDALLAQINCMPSVPVNEACAGNIPTYALQATAAVGNVAAAAVQGDHKTPVRKSALLESVNTAIRHLSLIGLTVQNRIQSTPALASTVDVISGLSAVAGLS
- a CDS encoding phage repressor protein CI → MEIDSGISNEHVLDRICDVYGYAQKIQLARHFNIAASSLQNRYTRGSISYDFIVHCALETGADIGWLLTGKGDKFANGKTAAAFKTEDLFIKTFTLSEGKLVDESEMRISKSLFSRVPLNPQCLRSDNVIHFLELEASLSDGSWLVDIEGAKSIRELTVLPGKKLHVAGGKVPFECGIDEIKAIGRVVGIYSEVN